In Chitinophaga nivalis, a single genomic region encodes these proteins:
- a CDS encoding SDR family oxidoreductase: protein MKFALVTGANKSIGFEIAQQLAQKGIYVYLGSRNVENGVEAVGQLKAKGLNNVEVIQLDITDDESVMKARKEIGKKTNVLDILVNNAGIYGGHPQTTLDSTIDQFKAVYDANVYGVVRVTQAFIDLLKQSSAPRIVNVSSSQGSITLHSDPTYKYYDYKGVVYLSSKSALNMYTVVLAYEFKNTNFKINAVCPGYTKTDFNGHRGPGSVNDAGKRIVKYALIDNDGPTGKFFSEENNPETGEIPW from the coding sequence ATGAAATTTGCATTAGTAACAGGAGCTAACAAAAGCATTGGCTTTGAAATTGCACAGCAACTTGCTCAAAAAGGAATTTATGTTTACCTCGGCAGTCGTAATGTAGAAAATGGTGTTGAAGCTGTTGGTCAATTAAAAGCGAAGGGATTAAACAATGTAGAAGTTATTCAGCTTGATATTACAGATGACGAATCAGTCATGAAAGCCCGTAAAGAAATAGGTAAAAAAACCAACGTGTTGGACATCCTTGTAAATAATGCGGGTATTTATGGCGGTCACCCACAAACAACACTTGACTCAACTATTGACCAGTTTAAAGCAGTTTATGATGCCAATGTTTACGGCGTGGTGCGGGTTACACAGGCATTCATTGATTTATTGAAACAGTCGTCAGCACCTCGTATTGTAAATGTAAGTTCAAGTCAGGGCTCCATTACCCTGCACAGCGATCCTACCTATAAATACTACGATTACAAAGGCGTTGTATATCTTTCTTCAAAATCAGCCTTGAATATGTACACGGTTGTTTTGGCATACGAATTTAAAAATACCAACTTCAAAATAAATGCCGTTTGCCCGGGATATACCAAAACAGATTTCAATGGACATCGTGGACCCGGATCTGTTAATGATGCCGGAAAACGGATCGTAAAATATGCGCTAATTGACAATGATGGTCCTACAGGAAAGTTTTTCAGTGAGGAAAATAATCCTGAAACAGGAGAAATACCTTGGTAA
- a CDS encoding helix-turn-helix domain-containing protein, which produces MKEPKGKHEASQHDEFGIKIRSNDNPYLSVDHQKKLLQPRRLSSYFIVLIESGSITYNLDLQDFTLTDGHLLFAMPNQIFTPPTKTDSLKYFKLLFDESTLALLPQQFSFLVNPLNTPIIVLDSAAKERVIKVFGILNQILHLDKYETDTEIILAYLNSLLSELNSAYFKNTAPVNIVNTNLSKFIEFKLVVETYLTEQPSINAIAEKLALSTNSLYRIVKEYAGISPKDYFVNRLIAEAQRKLRYSNISIKELAYELGFNDPDYFSRLFKKSTGKSASDFLPRQDLSGK; this is translated from the coding sequence ATGAAAGAACCAAAAGGAAAACATGAGGCCTCACAGCATGATGAGTTTGGAATAAAGATCCGCTCAAACGACAATCCTTATCTTTCAGTTGATCATCAAAAAAAGCTGCTGCAACCTCGCAGATTATCTTCTTATTTTATTGTATTAATTGAAAGCGGTTCAATTACATACAATTTAGACCTACAAGACTTTACACTTACCGACGGGCACTTGCTTTTTGCAATGCCCAATCAAATTTTTACGCCCCCCACGAAAACAGATAGTCTTAAATATTTCAAGCTGCTGTTTGATGAAAGTACATTGGCCTTGTTGCCACAGCAATTTTCTTTTTTGGTCAACCCTTTAAACACACCAATCATAGTGCTCGACAGTGCTGCAAAAGAAAGAGTAATAAAAGTTTTTGGAATTTTAAATCAGATACTTCACTTAGATAAATATGAGACCGACACTGAAATAATATTAGCTTATCTGAACTCATTGCTATCAGAATTAAACAGCGCTTATTTCAAAAACACAGCACCCGTCAATATCGTAAACACCAATCTTTCAAAGTTTATCGAGTTCAAGTTAGTCGTGGAAACGTACCTTACGGAGCAACCTTCTATCAATGCCATTGCAGAAAAATTAGCTTTATCTACAAACAGTTTATATCGGATTGTAAAGGAATATGCCGGAATATCGCCAAAAGATTATTTTGTTAACCGTTTGATAGCGGAAGCTCAGAGGAAGTTGCGTTATTCTAATATTTCTATCAAAGAATTGGCTTATGAATTAGGTTTTAATGACCCTGATTATTTTTCAAGGCTCTTCAAAAAAAGTACGGGAAAAAGTGCAAGTGATTTTCTGCCCAGGCAAGATTTGTCGGGGAAATAA
- a CDS encoding response regulator transcription factor — MEIKVLIVEDDVDLGQLLQQYMEMNGLVAKRVFNGVEARNELKTSTYDIIVIDVMMPLEDGFVLAEKISIQYPQTPFLFVTARKMKADIMKGLKLGADDYIVKPFDADELIQRIRNILKRTKNQDAPASDILPIGVYHFDPKNLLLRSPTTERVLTEKEAQLLHYLYLNKGQLIKRTSILDELWEEADFFKGRSMDVFVSRLRKYLAEDPAIKIESIRGVGFRFLLGSG; from the coding sequence ATGGAAATTAAGGTTTTAATAGTAGAAGACGATGTTGATTTAGGACAGTTGCTCCAACAATACATGGAAATGAATGGCCTGGTGGCCAAACGGGTTTTTAATGGTGTGGAAGCCAGAAACGAACTTAAAACCAGCACCTATGACATTATCGTGATAGACGTCATGATGCCGCTTGAAGACGGCTTTGTCCTGGCGGAAAAAATCAGCATCCAGTATCCCCAAACCCCTTTCCTGTTTGTGACTGCGAGAAAAATGAAAGCAGACATTATGAAAGGGCTAAAGCTTGGGGCCGACGACTATATCGTGAAGCCTTTTGATGCCGATGAACTGATCCAAAGAATCCGGAACATCCTCAAACGCACCAAAAACCAGGATGCCCCTGCAAGCGATATACTCCCCATTGGCGTCTACCATTTTGATCCCAAAAACCTGCTGCTCCGCTCTCCTACCACAGAAAGAGTGCTCACCGAAAAAGAGGCCCAACTGCTCCACTATCTCTACCTGAACAAAGGCCAGCTAATTAAAAGAACTTCGATCCTGGACGAGCTTTGGGAAGAAGCTGATTTTTTTAAGGGAAGAAGTATGGACGTCTTTGTCAGCAGGCTCAGAAAATACCTGGCCGAAGATCCTGCCATAAAAATTGAAAGTATCAGAGGCGTTGGGTTTCGTTTTTTGTTGGGGAGTGGTTGA
- a CDS encoding sensor histidine kinase, which translates to MNANRKINILRICCILVIGALSFIQYYLVKNTYELTKEKYHAEVQRAIDAVRTSKELETAATQEIELLKQLTWQYLDKAITKEAFLQSFKHSIDSAKKVLDPFVQKKLKAVPILRRMKYKLAFNEIVVTIANRQDTLLSADSKPLVFFGDSFEASKEDIIASTVSNTTRKQEAKAGSNDDILLKISYNQYLDITHWTSEILKRMALIFFSAFGLMAGVIFLFYRIFKLAIRERKISEMKTDFANNITHELKTPLASVKLILKTLERAEIDAAPDKRKELLQTLARQYDKIQHLVDSVLDSSIAGQLQLPLQTINITDYLYQYTSEPIHPLQVAIEKKPVWLKSNTAALDKILNNLIENATKYAGPDSPISIKSYVVNNAYFIEVADQGPGIDPTYLPHIFDKFYRIPEKNIHSAKGLGIGLYLCRQAATQIGGTITVKSSVGEGCLFTIKLPIHGN; encoded by the coding sequence ATGAACGCAAATCGAAAAATAAACATACTCCGTATTTGCTGCATACTGGTTATTGGAGCACTTTCCTTTATTCAATACTATCTCGTAAAAAACACGTACGAGCTCACCAAAGAAAAATACCATGCCGAAGTCCAACGGGCGATTGATGCAGTCAGGACCAGCAAGGAACTGGAGACGGCAGCAACCCAGGAAATAGAACTGCTCAAACAACTGACCTGGCAATATCTGGACAAGGCAATTACCAAAGAGGCGTTTCTACAGTCATTTAAACACAGTATAGATTCAGCCAAAAAGGTGCTTGATCCTTTTGTTCAAAAAAAACTAAAAGCGGTTCCCATCCTACGCCGCATGAAATACAAACTGGCGTTTAATGAAATCGTAGTAACTATTGCCAACAGGCAGGATACTTTGTTGTCAGCGGATTCGAAGCCGCTTGTTTTTTTCGGGGATAGCTTCGAGGCTTCAAAGGAGGACATTATTGCCAGTACCGTCAGCAACACCACCCGCAAACAGGAAGCAAAAGCAGGGAGCAATGACGACATCCTATTAAAGATCAGCTATAACCAATATCTTGATATCACGCATTGGACCTCCGAAATCCTGAAGCGGATGGCATTAATCTTCTTCTCTGCATTCGGATTAATGGCAGGCGTAATATTTCTGTTTTATAGGATTTTTAAGCTGGCCATCAGGGAGCGGAAAATCTCCGAAATGAAAACAGACTTCGCCAATAATATAACACATGAACTAAAAACACCGTTGGCGTCGGTTAAGCTCATACTCAAGACCCTGGAGAGAGCAGAGATTGATGCAGCGCCCGACAAAAGAAAAGAACTGCTACAAACACTGGCCAGGCAATACGATAAAATACAACATTTGGTGGACAGCGTTTTAGACAGTTCGATAGCAGGCCAACTTCAGCTCCCCCTTCAAACCATCAACATAACAGACTATTTATATCAATACACCAGCGAGCCAATCCATCCTTTGCAGGTGGCTATAGAAAAAAAGCCGGTATGGCTCAAATCCAATACAGCGGCCCTGGACAAGATATTGAACAACCTTATTGAGAATGCAACAAAATATGCCGGTCCCGACTCGCCGATCAGCATAAAATCCTATGTTGTCAACAACGCCTACTTCATAGAAGTAGCAGATCAGGGCCCGGGAATAGATCCTACCTATCTGCCCCACATTTTCGACAAATTCTATCGGATTCCCGAAAAGAATATCCATTCTGCCAAAGGCCTGGGGATAGGCTTATATTTATGCAGGCAGGCTGCAACCCAAATAGGTGGAACCATAACGGTTAAAAGCAGCGTTGGAGAAGGGTGCCTGTTCACCATAAAACTACCGATCCATGGAAATTAA
- a CDS encoding retropepsin-like aspartic protease, translated as MKSKQLLILVLIMCGQNVWAQKRMPMIRANSDQVRVVESSITQNNIWKISPRQKPDVMVANPFTGTQQVTFYTDIDSISFKVKPNSNYDFIILLNGTDTAYTRISTWQDAVPTYEPWLYYESTGAKHILGIDTIPFVLGKDNRIHFKGTVNKSDTLDFIFDTGANACVIKSSIVGKKVELHVNGKSTNVSSDGSRSVAVSKGNKMKVGPLAFKHVELTLIDYTADFPFDVVLGWTAFRDKVVEIDYERGMLLIHDSLPEMMAGYSRLDMKIDAIPYVKCKLAVNGKEMEGWFDFDTGSDGSLHIGYAFAKNNSMKGTMKVIGKAASKGTANLPVSYKLVLLPALKLGTLEMYQVPVYMSEEERANMEIIGNNILKRFNTIIDFKGGAVYLKPNTLFYASPLIV; from the coding sequence ATGAAAAGCAAACAGCTGTTGATCCTGGTATTGATCATGTGTGGCCAAAATGTATGGGCTCAAAAAAGAATGCCCATGATAAGGGCCAATAGCGATCAGGTAAGGGTAGTAGAGAGTAGCATTACGCAAAATAACATATGGAAAATATCGCCGCGGCAAAAACCGGACGTAATGGTAGCCAATCCATTTACAGGCACGCAGCAGGTGACATTCTATACCGACATCGATTCCATTTCCTTCAAGGTAAAGCCAAACAGCAACTATGATTTCATCATATTGCTGAATGGCACCGATACGGCTTATACCCGGATCAGTACCTGGCAGGATGCGGTACCCACTTATGAACCCTGGCTCTATTACGAAAGCACCGGCGCAAAGCATATACTGGGTATAGATACCATTCCTTTTGTACTTGGGAAGGACAACAGGATTCATTTTAAAGGAACTGTCAATAAAAGCGATACATTGGATTTTATATTTGATACCGGAGCGAATGCCTGCGTTATCAAGTCGTCGATCGTGGGTAAAAAGGTGGAGCTGCATGTCAATGGCAAATCTACCAATGTGAGCTCGGACGGAAGCCGTTCGGTTGCTGTCAGCAAAGGCAACAAGATGAAAGTCGGCCCCTTGGCATTTAAGCATGTCGAGCTGACGCTGATAGATTATACGGCGGATTTCCCTTTTGATGTAGTGCTTGGCTGGACTGCTTTCAGGGATAAGGTCGTTGAAATAGATTATGAAAGGGGGATGTTGCTCATTCATGACAGCCTGCCGGAAATGATGGCAGGTTATTCGAGATTGGACATGAAGATAGATGCTATTCCTTACGTAAAGTGTAAGCTTGCCGTAAACGGAAAAGAGATGGAGGGATGGTTCGATTTTGATACAGGATCAGACGGCAGCCTGCATATCGGATATGCTTTTGCAAAAAATAATTCGATGAAGGGGACCATGAAGGTGATTGGGAAAGCAGCCAGCAAAGGCACAGCAAATTTACCTGTCAGCTATAAATTGGTATTGTTGCCTGCACTTAAACTAGGGACATTGGAAATGTATCAGGTGCCGGTGTACATGAGCGAAGAGGAGCGGGCTAATATGGAAATCATAGGCAATAATATCTTAAAGAGATTTAACACCATCATCGACTTCAAAGGGGGGGCTGTCTATTTAAAGCCAAACACGCTTTTCTATGCGAGTCCTTTGATTGTGTGA
- a CDS encoding VOC family protein — protein MAKNKLLRMDNIGIVVESLDEAIAFFTEIGLRLEGRGSVEGEWAGRVTGLGDQHVEIAMMVTPDGHSRIELSRFLMPPVISDHRTAPVNALGYLRAMFTVEDIDELVSRLSKHGAQLVGEVVQYEQSYRLCYIRAKDGLLIGLAEQLTNK, from the coding sequence ATGGCAAAAAATAAGTTACTGCGTATGGACAATATCGGGATCGTGGTGGAATCCCTCGATGAGGCGATTGCCTTTTTCACCGAGATAGGCCTGCGGCTCGAAGGGCGGGGCTCCGTCGAAGGAGAATGGGCCGGGCGTGTGACCGGACTGGGCGACCAACATGTGGAGATTGCCATGATGGTGACGCCTGATGGCCACAGCCGGATTGAGCTTTCTCGATTTCTAATGCCACCGGTTATCTCCGATCACCGGACTGCTCCCGTGAACGCGCTTGGTTACCTGCGCGCTATGTTTACCGTGGAAGATATTGACGAACTGGTATCGAGACTCAGCAAGCATGGCGCTCAGCTGGTGGGCGAAGTAGTGCAGTATGAGCAATCGTACCGGCTTTGTTACATCCGGGCAAAAGACGGACTACTAATCGGCCTGGCAGAACAACTTACCAATAAATGA
- a CDS encoding dihydrofolate reductase family protein, with translation MRKVRIFEHISLDGVIEHDANYTYGGWTAPYRTPAGMALLLEMYGTRFDMLLGRKTYDEFLGYWPNAGDFPMANAINAATKYVVTHRPESLEWGPVGHLGEDIIAGLRDLKSTAGPDLVLCGSISLTSVLLDAGLIDEVILIVYPVLLGKGKRLLSDSFDARKLEFVRTVTTPTGVLLNTYRHLGALNS, from the coding sequence ATGAGAAAGGTTAGAATTTTTGAACATATTTCCCTGGATGGTGTTATTGAGCACGACGCCAACTATACCTACGGTGGATGGACGGCTCCTTATCGCACGCCTGCCGGGATGGCGTTGCTGCTGGAAATGTATGGTACCCGCTTCGATATGCTGCTTGGCCGTAAGACCTACGATGAGTTTTTGGGTTACTGGCCCAATGCGGGAGATTTTCCGATGGCCAACGCGATCAACGCCGCAACAAAATACGTGGTCACTCATCGCCCGGAAAGCCTTGAATGGGGGCCTGTCGGGCACCTGGGGGAAGACATCATCGCAGGACTTCGCGACCTCAAGTCTACAGCCGGCCCTGATCTGGTGCTTTGCGGAAGTATATCCCTTACATCGGTGCTGCTGGATGCGGGATTGATAGATGAGGTGATCCTGATCGTATACCCGGTGTTATTGGGTAAAGGCAAACGCCTTCTTTCAGACAGCTTTGACGCCCGTAAACTCGAATTTGTGCGCACGGTAACTACACCAACAGGCGTGCTGCTCAATACTTACCGGCACCTGGGAGCGCTGAACAGCTGA
- a CDS encoding NUDIX hydrolase yields the protein MKVIDKLAWIEIKNKSILSTKSLGKQKYYIPGGKREQGENDEQALCREISEELNVELDVETLRFVGTFEAQADSHPDGVCVKMTCYAANYNGTLKACSEIEDFKWLKYADKDKISEVDKLIFDFLKEQDLID from the coding sequence ATGAAAGTAATTGACAAACTTGCCTGGATAGAAATTAAAAACAAGTCCATATTATCTACCAAATCTCTCGGAAAACAGAAATATTATATTCCCGGAGGCAAGAGAGAACAAGGAGAAAATGATGAACAAGCCCTCTGCCGCGAGATTTCAGAAGAGCTGAATGTGGAGCTGGACGTGGAAACGCTGAGATTTGTGGGCACCTTTGAAGCGCAGGCAGACAGTCACCCGGATGGTGTGTGTGTGAAAATGACGTGCTACGCCGCTAATTACAACGGCACGTTAAAAGCATGTTCAGAAATAGAAGATTTCAAATGGTTAAAGTATGCCGATAAAGATAAAATCTCTGAGGTGGATAAATTGATCTTTGACTTTTTAAAAGAGCAGGATTTAATTGATTAG
- a CDS encoding ornithine cyclodeaminase family protein, with translation MLVLNNHEIAGLLSLDEVIAAVEAALIANEQNSCLVPKRMHIDWGENTFLSMPSFSDTCFGTKLVSVVPGNRQHDLAVTNGAMLLNDARTGFPLAIMNGAKLTALRTGALGAIGIKYMTPPDTDTIGLIGCGVQGIQQAIFACAVRPVKKIYCLQRSASGMAAFTTALREQFPAVTVIPCEDAATILQHTNVVIAASRSATPVLPNDIRLLENKHFISIGSYKPDMQELPDLVFQLSGKLAIDSVFAKTETGDIINPLRKGILQEQDVFTIGKILTGEIQVDVAGTTAYKSAGMALFDLFVAKALYETAKSRRIGTDIDF, from the coding sequence ATGCTGGTATTAAACAATCATGAAATTGCAGGTCTGCTTTCACTGGATGAAGTGATAGCAGCAGTAGAGGCGGCGCTCATTGCCAATGAGCAAAATAGTTGCCTGGTTCCCAAACGTATGCATATTGACTGGGGAGAAAATACTTTTCTTTCCATGCCTTCCTTTTCCGATACCTGTTTTGGTACTAAGCTGGTATCTGTTGTACCGGGAAACAGGCAGCACGATTTGGCTGTTACAAATGGCGCGATGTTGCTGAATGATGCCCGTACGGGTTTCCCACTGGCCATCATGAATGGGGCAAAGCTGACCGCACTACGTACCGGCGCGCTGGGCGCCATCGGAATCAAGTATATGACACCTCCCGATACTGATACGATCGGATTAATAGGATGTGGGGTACAGGGAATACAACAGGCGATCTTTGCCTGTGCCGTGCGGCCGGTGAAAAAAATATATTGTTTGCAGCGATCAGCATCAGGTATGGCCGCTTTCACTACAGCGCTCCGGGAACAATTTCCGGCAGTAACGGTCATCCCTTGTGAAGATGCTGCCACCATACTGCAACATACAAACGTAGTTATTGCAGCCAGCAGGTCTGCTACCCCTGTTTTACCCAACGATATCCGTTTACTGGAAAATAAACATTTCATCAGTATCGGTTCCTACAAACCTGATATGCAGGAGTTGCCGGACCTGGTTTTCCAGCTATCCGGGAAACTGGCTATTGATTCGGTGTTTGCTAAAACAGAAACCGGCGATATTATCAATCCACTCAGGAAAGGAATTTTGCAGGAGCAAGATGTATTTACCATCGGAAAAATTTTAACCGGCGAAATACAGGTAGACGTAGCGGGGACTACTGCCTACAAATCTGCAGGAATGGCGCTCTTTGATTTGTTTGTGGCAAAGGCTTTATACGAAACAGCAAAGTCCCGTCGTATCGGCACCGACATCGATTTTTAA
- a CDS encoding proline racemase family protein, translating into MQTLLNNLHWEAPAQWLKIETIDMHTGGEPLRVFIAGLPAIKGETVLEKRRYFKEHLDFIRTGTMWEPRGHADMYGAVISTSTDADMDVFFLHNEGYSTMCGHAILALTKLVLETGMIKKEGPYPELTINVPAGKIYARATMENGLVSSVSFRNVPSFLYLSDQEVMVPGIGNVKFDVAYGGAFYAFVNAEDLQLELTAPHYNQLIDYGRRIKNAVMDNFSIRHPFEEDLSFLYGTIFTGAALEKEHHSRNVCIFAEGEVDRSATGSGVSARAALHHAKGELKINETIVIESITGSTMGVTVRELTTFGDHNAVIPEVSGTAFITGRHTFYFDPEDPFKKGFIFR; encoded by the coding sequence ATGCAAACACTGCTTAACAACCTGCATTGGGAAGCACCTGCCCAATGGTTAAAGATAGAGACGATAGATATGCATACCGGTGGCGAACCGTTGCGTGTTTTTATTGCCGGATTACCGGCAATAAAAGGAGAGACCGTGCTGGAGAAAAGAAGATACTTCAAGGAACACCTGGACTTTATCCGTACGGGTACCATGTGGGAACCTCGTGGGCATGCCGATATGTACGGCGCCGTGATCAGTACTTCAACAGATGCGGATATGGATGTCTTCTTTCTGCATAATGAAGGGTACAGCACCATGTGTGGCCATGCGATTCTTGCATTAACAAAACTCGTACTGGAAACGGGTATGATCAAAAAGGAGGGACCGTATCCGGAACTAACCATCAATGTGCCCGCGGGTAAAATTTACGCCCGTGCCACGATGGAAAATGGACTGGTCAGTAGCGTATCCTTCCGGAATGTGCCTTCTTTTTTGTATTTGTCAGACCAGGAAGTAATGGTGCCGGGCATCGGCAATGTAAAGTTTGATGTAGCTTACGGCGGTGCATTTTATGCCTTTGTAAATGCCGAAGACCTGCAGCTGGAGCTGACTGCCCCGCACTATAACCAGCTGATTGACTATGGCCGCAGGATTAAAAATGCGGTTATGGACAATTTTAGTATCAGGCATCCATTCGAAGAAGACCTGAGTTTCTTGTATGGCACCATTTTCACAGGAGCTGCGCTGGAGAAAGAACATCATAGCCGCAACGTATGCATTTTTGCAGAAGGTGAGGTAGACCGCTCTGCTACTGGTTCCGGCGTCAGTGCACGGGCAGCGCTGCATCATGCAAAAGGGGAATTAAAGATCAATGAAACCATTGTAATAGAGAGTATCACCGGCAGCACGATGGGCGTAACCGTTCGGGAGCTGACTACCTTCGGTGATCATAACGCTGTAATACCGGAGGTAAGTGGAACCGCTTTTATCACCGGGCGACATACCTTTTATTTTGATCCGGAGGATCCGTTTAAAAAAGGGTTTATTTTCAGATAA
- a CDS encoding creatininase family protein codes for MKGSLLALAALLFSNYLLAQALPARWDELVASDFPAALQKSSKTCILPIGILEKHGQHSPLGTDLIHVREWAARAVQSEYAVVFPDYFYGQINEARHQPGTFSLPNKLILELLEATCDEIARNGFDKIILLNGHGGNPEFLEFFMQGLLNKRHHYAVYLYRAETDAAYTQAYQKKHVSDMGGDLHGGESETSILLHYRPDLMRMNRASDDNGDNQHRSSLAGLYTPIWWYAAYPNHYAGDASKSNAALGKFISDQEIAQFTKALKIVKADTQTIRLQNEFFDRVDQLK; via the coding sequence ATGAAAGGATCTCTATTGGCACTTGCCGCTTTACTTTTTTCCAACTACCTCCTTGCTCAGGCATTACCCGCCCGCTGGGACGAATTAGTAGCCAGCGATTTCCCGGCGGCCCTGCAAAAGTCTTCGAAGACCTGTATTCTGCCCATCGGCATCCTGGAAAAACATGGCCAGCATTCGCCGCTGGGCACTGATTTAATCCATGTACGGGAATGGGCAGCCCGTGCGGTACAATCGGAATATGCCGTTGTTTTCCCGGATTATTTTTATGGCCAGATCAACGAAGCCCGGCACCAGCCCGGCACATTTTCCCTGCCCAACAAACTGATACTCGAACTACTGGAAGCTACCTGTGATGAGATTGCCCGCAACGGTTTTGATAAGATCATCCTCCTCAACGGGCATGGGGGTAATCCGGAGTTTTTGGAATTCTTTATGCAAGGCCTGCTCAATAAGCGCCACCACTATGCCGTGTATCTGTACCGGGCGGAAACCGATGCGGCTTACACCCAGGCCTACCAAAAGAAGCATGTTAGCGATATGGGAGGTGATTTGCATGGCGGCGAAAGCGAAACATCCATTTTACTGCATTACCGGCCGGATTTAATGCGGATGAACCGGGCCTCCGATGACAACGGCGACAACCAGCATCGCTCCTCCTTAGCGGGCTTGTATACGCCCATCTGGTGGTATGCGGCCTACCCTAACCATTACGCCGGTGATGCCTCCAAATCAAATGCGGCCCTGGGCAAATTTATCAGCGATCAGGAGATTGCACAGTTTACTAAAGCATTGAAAATAGTGAAGGCCGATACTCAAACCATCAGATTGCAAAATGAGTTTTTCGACAGGGTGGATCAGTTGAAATAG
- a CDS encoding LysR family transcriptional regulator, protein MLNINLHHLTVIHAIEKEGSMTRAAEKLYISQSALSHHVQELEKKIGAKVFERRSKKLYLTPIGRKMIDSAAIVLAELQKLGQEIQSLKNGESGTIRISTECYTTYNWLPRLIRKYHQIYPLVTVQIMDGATRGPLSFLQNGTLDIALVSRQATQPLDDNPLFRFTPVFQDELVVIISKENPLSKQRQLYPKDFPEQTLITYDIEDRDNDLVENVLKPNNAEPAKVIKMPLTEVILEMVKLNLGITVMAKWLVAPLLNDDLKMLPFRDDFSKRCWCLVTLARQSILQQDFIAFVRKELQKDMY, encoded by the coding sequence ATGTTAAATATCAACCTGCATCACCTGACGGTGATCCATGCCATCGAAAAAGAGGGCTCTATGACCCGTGCCGCCGAAAAACTATATATTTCTCAGTCTGCCCTCAGTCACCATGTACAGGAACTGGAAAAGAAAATAGGGGCCAAGGTGTTTGAAAGAAGGAGCAAAAAGCTATACCTCACACCCATCGGACGGAAGATGATCGATAGCGCCGCCATTGTGCTCGCGGAATTACAAAAACTGGGACAGGAAATTCAGTCCTTAAAAAATGGCGAAAGTGGAACAATCCGGATTAGTACGGAATGCTATACCACGTACAACTGGCTACCCCGGTTAATCAGGAAGTACCATCAGATCTATCCCCTGGTAACCGTACAAATCATGGATGGCGCTACCAGAGGGCCCTTGTCGTTTCTGCAAAATGGAACATTGGACATAGCGCTGGTCAGCAGGCAGGCCACACAGCCGTTGGATGATAATCCTTTGTTCAGGTTTACCCCTGTTTTTCAGGATGAACTGGTGGTGATTATCAGTAAAGAAAATCCCTTGTCAAAGCAACGACAGTTATACCCGAAGGATTTTCCGGAACAGACATTAATTACGTATGATATCGAGGATCGGGATAATGATTTGGTTGAAAACGTTTTAAAACCCAACAACGCGGAGCCGGCGAAGGTGATAAAAATGCCTTTGACAGAAGTCATCCTGGAGATGGTGAAATTGAATCTGGGCATTACGGTGATGGCCAAATGGCTCGTGGCTCCTTTATTGAATGACGATTTGAAAATGCTTCCTTTCCGGGATGATTTTTCGAAAAGGTGCTGGTGCCTGGTAACGCTTGCCCGGCAAAGTATTCTCCAGCAAGACTTTATAGCTTTTGTGCGGAAGGAATTGCAAAAGGACATGTACTGA